The following coding sequences are from one Streptomyces dengpaensis window:
- a CDS encoding alpha-mannosidase, giving the protein MKNSAVFVPHFHWDREWYEPFQVFRHRLVAALDTVLETAETNRDFRFTVDGQMAAIEDYLEMRPENRDRVVALVREGRLAIGPWLILLDEFLCSGETIVRNLQMGWAAAEALGGAMPIGYLPDMFGHVAQMPQILARAGIEHAALWRGVPGSVDGHAFRWRAPDGSEVRTEFLFDGYDNGLDVLLVPDQIGRALGEYAEMTAGRWGGDPLLAMAGTDHNAPNPQLAAWLRRAAGEERAITIATLDEYIRQHVRDEVAAVVTGELRSHVRGNILPGVLSVRLGLKQRMAVAERTIDHAERVNALWSQRDDSPFLALAWHKIIESTAHDSVVGSGTDETCDQVEARLAEAAQAARAVRDAALAEPAALVPSDGYLVANPLPSARTALVEVDVVAPPEGTTLVATASDGSALPVQLISQAPTVLSDERMDASQLERVLRRIHRRELFGLLIDHYELTPGSLVFHLAEVPSGGPFDLLILRREVAAASAAHPGEWQVRTLAEARATALVPVHVPACGLTSFRVEANDRRAAPATRLTPATATAGALSNGVVAVAVAADGTLDVTGADGTALRGVGRLVDGGDRGDSYNYAPPALDVLVSEPTQVTVELLESGPLRSRLRVTRVYEWPAALSDDRDLRSGQTVPTPVDMLVEVRAGEPFVRISTSFLNQCADHRLRFHVPLPEPVAKSASAGQFAVTERGLTAEGGWGEYPIPTFPASSFVSAGAANVLLDHSSEYELVEEGSALAITLLRAIGSISVNIHPLRDEPAASEIPAPGAQDLGMRIENRFAVVPSAADWQGGNAVALAEEFRNGVLVARGKAPTAGQLPPDATGVRVDGDNVLVSSIRRVADDDRDASTEVRMVAMSDTTSTVRVTGAFTEATTVDLLGRPLSLTAVRDGLDLVLGPWEIRTVVLR; this is encoded by the coding sequence ATGAAGAACTCCGCCGTCTTCGTGCCCCATTTCCACTGGGACCGGGAGTGGTACGAGCCGTTCCAGGTGTTCCGGCACCGGCTCGTCGCCGCCCTCGACACCGTGCTGGAGACGGCCGAGACGAACCGGGACTTCCGGTTCACCGTCGACGGGCAGATGGCCGCGATCGAGGACTACCTGGAGATGCGGCCGGAGAACCGCGATCGTGTCGTGGCCCTGGTCCGCGAGGGCAGACTCGCCATCGGGCCATGGCTGATCCTGCTCGACGAGTTCCTCTGCTCCGGTGAGACCATCGTGCGCAATCTGCAGATGGGCTGGGCGGCAGCGGAGGCCCTCGGTGGTGCGATGCCCATCGGCTATCTGCCCGACATGTTCGGCCATGTCGCGCAGATGCCGCAGATCCTGGCACGCGCCGGAATCGAGCATGCGGCGCTGTGGCGTGGTGTGCCTGGCTCCGTCGACGGTCACGCCTTCCGCTGGCGCGCTCCTGACGGCTCCGAGGTGCGCACCGAGTTCCTCTTCGACGGCTACGACAACGGCCTCGACGTCCTGCTGGTGCCCGACCAGATCGGCCGCGCGCTCGGCGAGTACGCCGAGATGACGGCCGGGCGGTGGGGTGGCGATCCGCTGCTGGCCATGGCCGGCACCGACCACAACGCGCCCAACCCACAGCTGGCGGCCTGGCTGCGGCGGGCGGCCGGCGAGGAGCGCGCCATCACCATCGCGACGCTCGACGAGTACATTCGCCAGCACGTACGTGACGAGGTGGCCGCCGTCGTCACCGGTGAGCTGCGCAGCCATGTGCGCGGCAACATCCTCCCGGGCGTGCTGTCCGTGCGGCTCGGGCTCAAGCAGCGGATGGCCGTCGCCGAGCGCACCATCGACCACGCAGAACGGGTCAACGCCCTGTGGTCCCAGCGCGACGACTCGCCGTTCCTCGCGTTGGCATGGCACAAGATCATCGAGTCGACGGCGCATGATTCGGTGGTCGGCTCGGGCACCGACGAGACCTGCGACCAGGTCGAGGCCCGGCTCGCCGAAGCCGCGCAGGCGGCACGAGCCGTCCGGGACGCCGCGCTTGCCGAGCCCGCCGCCCTCGTGCCGAGCGACGGCTACCTGGTCGCCAACCCGCTGCCCTCGGCACGTACCGCCCTGGTCGAGGTGGATGTCGTCGCCCCACCGGAGGGAACCACGCTGGTCGCGACCGCTTCCGACGGCTCGGCGCTACCCGTGCAGCTGATCTCCCAGGCCCCGACCGTGCTCAGCGACGAGCGCATGGACGCATCGCAGCTCGAGCGGGTGCTGCGCCGCATCCACCGCCGTGAGCTCTTCGGCCTTCTGATCGACCACTACGAACTCACCCCCGGCTCACTGGTCTTCCACCTCGCCGAGGTTCCGAGCGGCGGACCCTTCGATCTGCTGATCCTGCGCCGCGAGGTCGCCGCCGCGTCCGCCGCACATCCGGGTGAATGGCAGGTACGGACGCTGGCGGAGGCCCGGGCCACCGCGCTGGTGCCGGTGCACGTCCCTGCCTGCGGGCTGACGAGTTTCCGGGTGGAAGCGAACGACCGGCGCGCGGCCCCTGCGACGCGGCTCACACCCGCGACGGCGACGGCCGGCGCGCTGTCGAACGGCGTGGTCGCGGTCGCGGTCGCCGCCGACGGGACCCTCGACGTGACAGGCGCCGACGGCACCGCACTGCGTGGAGTCGGCCGTCTCGTCGACGGCGGTGACCGCGGCGACAGCTACAACTACGCTCCCCCGGCTCTGGACGTGCTCGTATCGGAACCGACACAGGTCACCGTCGAACTCCTTGAGAGCGGACCGCTGCGTTCCAGACTGCGCGTCACCCGCGTCTACGAGTGGCCCGCCGCACTCTCCGACGACCGTGACCTGCGCAGCGGCCAGACCGTGCCGACGCCGGTGGACATGCTGGTGGAAGTACGCGCGGGCGAGCCGTTCGTCCGGATCTCCACATCGTTCCTGAACCAGTGCGCCGATCACCGGCTGCGCTTCCACGTGCCACTGCCCGAGCCCGTCGCCAAGTCGGCGTCCGCGGGGCAGTTCGCCGTCACCGAGCGTGGGCTCACCGCCGAGGGCGGCTGGGGCGAGTACCCGATCCCGACCTTCCCCGCGAGTTCGTTCGTGTCGGCCGGCGCCGCCAACGTCCTGCTCGACCACTCCAGCGAGTACGAACTCGTCGAGGAGGGCTCCGCACTCGCCATCACGCTTCTGCGCGCGATCGGATCGATCAGCGTCAACATCCACCCTCTCCGTGACGAGCCCGCGGCGAGCGAGATCCCCGCACCGGGGGCGCAGGATCTCGGCATGCGGATCGAGAACCGTTTCGCTGTCGTGCCGTCGGCAGCCGACTGGCAGGGGGGCAACGCGGTCGCTCTTGCCGAGGAGTTCCGCAATGGCGTACTCGTCGCCCGAGGAAAGGCGCCCACAGCGGGCCAGTTGCCGCCCGACGCGACTGGAGTGCGGGTGGACGGCGACAACGTCCTCGTCTCGAGCATCCGCCGTGTCGCCGACGACGATCGCGACGCCAGCACCGAGGTCCGCATGGTCGCGATGAGCGATACCACGTCGACCGTCCGCGTGACCGGCGCGTTCACCGAAGCCACCACGGTCGACCTGCTCGGCCGGCCACTGTCCCTGACGGCCGTGCGGGACGGGCTCGACCTCGTCCTCGGTCCGTGGGAGATCCGAACCGTCGTGCTCCGGTAG
- a CDS encoding glycoside hydrolase family 2 TIM barrel-domain containing protein, protein MRPARSWLHSDAPARSLNGPWLFRHSPVASMAEDFAAEDFDDRGWDSIPVPSHWVLQGDGAYGRPIYTNIRFPFPIDPPHVPDENPTGDYRRHFDIPAGWSDTERIVLRFDGVESLFKVWVNGVEIGSASGSRLAHEFDLTSAVRTGDNVVAVRVHQWSAASYVEDQDQWWLPGIFRDVTLLARPAAGIEDVWLRTGFDDGRGRIVPEVTADAAAFPLTLRIPELGIEQVWATANDVAPLDVAEVEPWSAERPRLYDATVSTAAESISLRVGFRTVEIRGDRFLVNGRRVVFHGVNRHETHPQRGRVFDEEHAREDLARMKRFNVNAIRTSHYPPHPRLLDLADELGFWVILECDLETHGFDKVDWVGNPSDDPAWRAAYLDRVQRTVERDKNHPSIVIWSLGNEAGTGSNLAAMSAWVHARDAERPVHYEGDYTGEYTDIYSRMYASVPETEQIGTDGARSALLNCTPAQSVRQRSKPFLLCEYAHAMGNGPGALDQYEALVHAHPRLHGGFVWEWRDHGILATAPDGTPYYAYGGDFGEVVHDGNFVMDGMLLSSDVPTPSLYEFKAVVEPVRFGFDTDGVTITNLRHSADTSDLRFPWRVEHDGTLVDSGELEVPVLTAGESGRVPLPRIVVAPDAETWLTVDAVLAAATKWAPDGHVIATAQQDCSTHRVVPAVRPRSDWRPGDGPLTLGIAEFIDGSLVRLAGRAVTGPRLQLFRAPTDNDESPSEGGENSEADIAGASDAELWRRDGLDRLITRRISVEQAAGALRSVDRVSAADSALSVTVESVWSLEDGDLELRVEIEPSSGWRTVWPRIGIHFELPDDAAPVDGAEWFGLGPLESYPDSLRAARAGRFSSTIGGLSVDYARPQETGHRSQLRWLTLTGRDTDVLHVVAIPDIHGRRPGFTLSRHTPQQLAQAKHPFELPGTATSHLIIDAAQHGLGSRACGPDVSPEFALRPEARTIRLRMTAGRAH, encoded by the coding sequence CTGCGCCCGGCGCGCTCGTGGCTGCACTCCGACGCACCCGCACGTTCACTGAACGGGCCCTGGCTTTTTCGTCACTCACCCGTGGCTTCGATGGCGGAGGACTTCGCGGCCGAAGACTTCGACGACCGCGGCTGGGACAGCATTCCGGTGCCCTCGCACTGGGTGCTCCAGGGTGACGGAGCCTACGGCCGGCCGATCTACACGAACATTCGGTTCCCGTTCCCGATCGACCCGCCCCACGTCCCGGACGAGAACCCCACCGGCGACTACCGCCGTCACTTCGACATCCCCGCCGGCTGGTCGGACACCGAGCGCATCGTGCTGCGGTTCGACGGTGTCGAATCACTCTTCAAGGTGTGGGTCAACGGTGTCGAGATCGGCAGTGCCAGTGGCAGCCGGCTCGCTCACGAATTCGACCTCACGTCCGCGGTACGCACGGGCGACAATGTCGTCGCCGTGCGGGTGCACCAGTGGTCGGCGGCCAGTTATGTCGAGGACCAGGACCAGTGGTGGCTGCCGGGCATCTTCCGCGACGTCACCCTGCTCGCCCGGCCGGCCGCGGGTATCGAGGACGTCTGGCTGCGGACCGGTTTCGACGACGGCCGCGGGCGCATCGTCCCGGAGGTCACCGCCGACGCGGCGGCGTTCCCCCTCACCCTGCGCATCCCCGAACTGGGCATCGAGCAGGTCTGGGCCACGGCGAACGACGTCGCCCCCCTGGACGTCGCCGAGGTGGAGCCCTGGTCGGCCGAGCGGCCTCGCCTGTACGACGCCACCGTGTCGACGGCCGCGGAGAGCATCTCCCTGCGTGTGGGCTTCCGCACGGTCGAGATCCGCGGCGATCGATTTCTGGTGAACGGCCGCCGCGTCGTGTTCCACGGAGTCAACCGCCACGAGACGCATCCCCAGCGCGGCCGCGTCTTCGACGAGGAACACGCCCGCGAGGACCTGGCCCGTATGAAGCGGTTCAACGTCAACGCGATCCGCACCAGCCACTACCCACCGCATCCGCGGCTGCTCGACCTCGCCGACGAACTCGGCTTCTGGGTCATCCTCGAATGCGATCTCGAAACGCACGGCTTCGACAAAGTCGACTGGGTCGGCAATCCGAGCGACGACCCGGCGTGGCGTGCGGCATATCTCGACCGCGTCCAGCGCACCGTCGAACGCGACAAGAACCATCCCAGCATCGTGATCTGGTCACTCGGCAACGAAGCGGGAACAGGCAGCAACCTCGCCGCCATGTCGGCATGGGTCCACGCCCGCGACGCCGAACGCCCCGTGCACTACGAAGGTGACTACACCGGCGAGTACACCGACATCTACTCGCGCATGTACGCCTCGGTGCCGGAGACCGAGCAGATCGGCACCGACGGCGCACGTTCCGCGCTGCTCAACTGCACCCCCGCACAGAGCGTCCGGCAGCGCTCCAAGCCGTTCCTGCTCTGCGAGTACGCCCACGCGATGGGCAACGGCCCAGGAGCGCTCGACCAGTACGAAGCCCTGGTCCATGCGCATCCGCGGCTGCACGGCGGTTTCGTCTGGGAGTGGCGCGACCACGGCATCCTGGCCACGGCCCCGGACGGCACGCCGTACTACGCCTATGGCGGCGACTTCGGAGAGGTCGTGCATGACGGCAACTTCGTGATGGACGGCATGCTGTTGAGCAGCGATGTCCCGACGCCCAGCCTCTACGAGTTCAAGGCGGTCGTAGAGCCGGTCCGTTTCGGCTTCGACACCGACGGCGTCACCATCACCAACCTGCGGCACTCGGCGGACACATCCGACCTGCGCTTCCCATGGCGCGTCGAACACGACGGAACACTCGTGGATTCCGGGGAACTGGAAGTTCCCGTCCTCACGGCGGGCGAGTCAGGAAGGGTGCCGCTGCCGCGGATCGTGGTGGCCCCTGACGCCGAAACCTGGCTCACCGTCGACGCCGTGCTGGCAGCCGCAACCAAGTGGGCGCCCGATGGGCATGTGATCGCAACTGCCCAGCAGGACTGCTCAACACATCGTGTGGTTCCAGCCGTCCGGCCCCGAAGCGACTGGCGGCCGGGCGACGGACCGCTGACGCTCGGCATCGCCGAATTCATCGATGGATCTCTGGTCCGGCTGGCCGGCCGCGCCGTCACAGGACCACGGCTGCAGCTGTTCCGCGCGCCGACCGACAACGACGAGAGTCCCTCGGAGGGAGGCGAGAACAGCGAGGCCGATATTGCAGGGGCGTCCGACGCCGAGCTGTGGCGTCGCGACGGTCTCGACCGGCTGATCACCAGGCGCATTTCGGTTGAACAGGCCGCGGGCGCCCTGCGCTCCGTCGACAGGGTCTCCGCGGCAGACTCCGCCTTGTCAGTGACGGTTGAGTCCGTCTGGTCGCTCGAAGACGGCGATCTGGAACTGCGTGTGGAGATCGAGCCTTCCAGTGGCTGGCGGACGGTGTGGCCCCGGATCGGAATCCACTTCGAGCTGCCTGATGACGCGGCTCCAGTCGACGGCGCCGAGTGGTTCGGTCTTGGCCCCCTCGAGTCCTACCCGGACAGCTTGCGAGCGGCCCGCGCCGGCCGCTTCTCCTCCACCATCGGCGGACTCTCGGTCGACTACGCACGCCCCCAGGAGACCGGGCACCGCTCCCAACTGCGATGGCTGACGCTGACGGGCAGGGACACCGATGTGCTTCACGTCGTAGCCATCCCCGACATTCACGGCCGTCGCCCCGGTTTCACCCTCAGCCGGCACACCCCTCAGCAGCTCGCACAAGCCAAGCATCCCTTCGAGCTTCCCGGCACAGCAACAAGTCACCTGATCATTGATGCGGCCCAGCACGGCCTCGGCTCACGGGCCTGCGGCCCGGATGTGTCGCCCGAGTTCGCGCTTCGCCCCGAAGCACGCACCATCAGGCTTCGCATGACAGCGGGCCGAGCGCATTGA
- a CDS encoding SigE family RNA polymerase sigma factor has protein sequence MAEVLEFTAVQTRGTAPRPPRRLRSPGAPGGMPVIAPMPAARPARIPNQRDGSDETMAAGTTVDHLTETYRAHYRSLLGLAALLLDDTASCEDVVQEAFIRVHSARKRVRDPEKTLAYLRQTVVNLSRSALRRRILGLKLLSKPMPDMASAEEGAYDQLERDALIKAMKGLQRRQREVLVLRYFADMTEAQVAETLGISLGSVKAYGSRGIAALRIAMEAPA, from the coding sequence GTGGCAGAGGTACTCGAATTCACCGCGGTCCAGACGAGGGGCACGGCCCCGCGTCCACCCCGCCGACTCCGCAGCCCCGGCGCGCCCGGCGGCATGCCGGTGATCGCGCCCATGCCCGCAGCGCGGCCCGCCCGCATACCGAACCAGCGCGACGGCTCCGACGAGACGATGGCCGCGGGCACTACCGTCGACCATCTGACCGAGACCTACCGCGCCCACTACCGGTCGCTCCTCGGCCTCGCGGCGCTCCTGCTCGACGACACCGCGTCCTGCGAGGACGTCGTCCAGGAGGCCTTCATCCGGGTGCACTCGGCGCGCAAACGCGTCCGCGACCCCGAGAAGACGCTCGCGTATCTGCGCCAGACCGTCGTGAACCTCTCGCGCTCCGCCCTGCGCCGGCGCATCCTCGGCCTCAAGCTCCTCTCGAAGCCGATGCCCGACATGGCGAGCGCCGAGGAAGGCGCGTACGACCAGTTGGAGCGGGACGCGCTGATCAAGGCGATGAAGGGACTCCAGCGCCGCCAGCGCGAGGTCCTGGTCCTGCGCTACTTCGCGGACATGACCGAGGCCCAGGTCGCCGAGACGCTCGGCATATCGCTGGGATCGGTGAAGGCGTACGGTTCACGCGGCATCGCGGCACTCCGCATCGCCATGGAGGCCCCGGCATGA